The Streptomyces sp. DH-12 genome has a window encoding:
- a CDS encoding branched-chain amino acid ABC transporter permease, translated as MSDRITALLTRRRATLLTVAVLLCLPPFYLDAFWLRIGLFSMAAAIGAIGLALLSGTAGQLSLGHAFFLAVGAYGYTWLAGDPGPGLPTALAVPLAVLMAGLAGGLFSPVAGRVKGIYLGIATLALVFLGHHVLLTAESVTGGFNGRSVPPLSLGGFTFDAGDELTVLGVPFGAEERLWFLGLALFALTWFTARGLLRSRPGRALAALRDSETAAAVMGVDVARHRSAAFVVSSMYAGLAGVLLALAFRRVVPDYFSLVLSVDYLAMIVIGGLGSVAGATAGAVFVTALPLLMTRYADQLPLVAAPGSAEGAVGPTEAARYLYGAAIVLVLLYAPDGLHGLARRARDRLRRRRTPTDVPHSAVPSPPPPAAAARPKEHTP; from the coding sequence GTGTCTGACCGGATCACCGCGCTCCTCACCCGTCGCCGCGCCACCCTGCTCACGGTCGCCGTGCTGCTGTGCCTGCCGCCGTTCTACCTGGACGCCTTCTGGCTGCGCATCGGCCTGTTCTCCATGGCGGCCGCCATCGGCGCCATCGGCCTCGCCCTGCTCAGCGGCACCGCCGGACAGCTCTCCCTCGGCCACGCCTTCTTCCTCGCCGTCGGCGCGTACGGCTACACCTGGCTCGCGGGCGACCCGGGCCCCGGACTGCCGACCGCCCTCGCCGTGCCCCTCGCGGTGCTGATGGCCGGCCTCGCCGGCGGGCTGTTCAGTCCCGTCGCCGGCCGGGTCAAGGGCATCTACCTGGGCATCGCCACCCTCGCCCTGGTCTTCCTCGGCCACCACGTCCTGCTCACCGCCGAGTCGGTCACCGGCGGCTTCAACGGCCGCTCCGTGCCCCCGCTCTCCCTCGGCGGCTTCACCTTCGACGCGGGCGACGAACTGACCGTGCTCGGCGTGCCGTTCGGCGCGGAGGAGCGGCTGTGGTTCCTGGGTCTGGCGCTGTTCGCGCTGACCTGGTTCACCGCCCGGGGCCTGCTGCGCTCCCGCCCCGGCCGGGCGCTGGCCGCCCTGCGCGACAGCGAGACCGCCGCCGCCGTGATGGGCGTCGACGTGGCCCGGCACCGCTCGGCCGCCTTTGTGGTGTCGTCGATGTACGCGGGCCTCGCCGGGGTGCTACTGGCGCTCGCCTTCCGCCGGGTGGTGCCGGACTACTTCTCGCTGGTGCTGTCCGTCGACTACCTCGCCATGATCGTCATCGGCGGCCTCGGCTCGGTCGCCGGAGCCACCGCCGGCGCCGTCTTCGTCACCGCGCTCCCGCTGCTGATGACGCGCTACGCCGACCAGCTCCCGCTGGTGGCCGCGCCGGGCTCCGCCGAGGGCGCCGTCGGCCCCACCGAGGCCGCCCGCTACCTCTACGGCGCCGCGATCGTGCTCGTCCTGCTGTACGCCCCCGACGGGCTGCACGGTCTGGCCCGCCGGGCCCGCGACCGTCTGCGGCGCCGCCGCACCCCGACCGACGTCCCGCATTCCGCCGTTCCCTCGCCCCCGCCGCCGGCCGCGGCCGCACGACCCAAGGAGCACACCCCGTGA
- a CDS encoding branched-chain amino acid ABC transporter permease: MTDLLDSLLGGLALGAVYALVALGFVVIFKASGVLNFAHGSLLLLGGYLVAVLHDDLGFAGALALAVVVTAALAGALDRFLLQRGGHDAHSAHVQTIVTIGIDIVLLTDLARRIGGDLLSLGDPWGDAVTDLGPLTVADSRLAAIAVSAVVIGAVFALFRFTPWGLSLRAAAEDTEAAALMGVRLGRVRAGAWCLAGALAALAAVFLAAFPAPGLERTTGQIALNAFPAAILGGLASPVGALAGSLIIGLTEALVIGYQSELHVLGDGFGEVAPYAVMLLVLLVRPNGLFGAKGAARV; the protein is encoded by the coding sequence ATGACGGACCTCCTGGACAGCCTGCTGGGCGGACTGGCCCTCGGCGCGGTGTACGCGCTGGTCGCCCTCGGCTTCGTCGTCATCTTCAAGGCCTCCGGCGTGCTCAACTTCGCCCACGGCTCCCTGCTGCTGCTCGGCGGCTACCTCGTCGCCGTCCTCCACGACGACCTGGGCTTCGCCGGAGCGCTCGCCCTGGCGGTCGTCGTCACGGCCGCCCTGGCCGGGGCGCTGGACCGGTTCCTGCTCCAGCGCGGCGGGCACGACGCCCACTCCGCGCACGTGCAGACCATCGTCACCATCGGCATCGACATCGTGCTGCTCACCGACCTGGCCCGCCGCATCGGCGGTGACCTGCTGTCCCTCGGCGACCCGTGGGGCGACGCGGTGACCGACCTGGGGCCGCTGACCGTCGCGGACAGCCGGCTCGCCGCGATCGCGGTGTCGGCCGTGGTCATCGGCGCGGTCTTCGCCCTGTTCCGGTTCACCCCCTGGGGCCTGTCCCTGCGGGCGGCGGCCGAGGACACGGAGGCCGCCGCGCTGATGGGCGTACGGCTCGGCCGGGTACGGGCGGGCGCCTGGTGCCTGGCGGGCGCGCTCGCCGCGCTGGCCGCGGTGTTCCTCGCCGCGTTCCCCGCCCCGGGCCTGGAGCGCACCACCGGCCAGATCGCGCTCAACGCCTTCCCGGCCGCCATCCTGGGCGGGCTCGCCTCCCCGGTCGGCGCCCTCGCGGGAAGCCTCATCATCGGGCTCACCGAGGCGCTCGTCATCGGCTACCAGTCCGAACTGCACGTCCTCGGCGACGGGTTCGGCGAGGTCGCCCCGTACGCCGTGATGCTGCTGGTGCTCCTCGTGCGGCCCAACGGGCTGTTCGGCGCGAAGGGAGCGGCCCGTGTCTGA
- a CDS encoding ABC transporter ATP-binding protein, with product MNDRTIAAPPELAVRDVTVRFAGLTALDGVSFTVAPGSVHALIGPNGAGKSTCFNVLSGLCRPAAGSVTLGGTELTRLAPHRIAALGVARTFQNIVTTQGTVADNLMLGRHALSRAGFTASALRLPSARREQRDHLARAREIAELTGLGAHFDAPVGLLPYGDRKRVELARALCLEPRVLLLDEPVAGMNAAERARTAEVVADLRTELGLSVVLVEHDMGLVMRLADDVTVLDFGRPIAHGTPDEVRRNPEVLRAYLGTDATGEEAA from the coding sequence GTGAACGACCGCACCATCGCCGCACCGCCCGAGCTCGCCGTACGGGACGTCACCGTGCGCTTCGCCGGGCTCACCGCGCTCGACGGGGTGTCCTTCACCGTCGCCCCCGGTTCGGTGCACGCGCTCATCGGCCCCAACGGCGCCGGCAAGTCCACCTGCTTCAACGTGCTGTCCGGGCTGTGCCGCCCCGCCGCCGGCAGCGTCACGCTCGGCGGCACCGAGCTGACCCGGCTCGCCCCGCACCGCATCGCCGCGCTCGGCGTGGCCCGCACCTTCCAGAACATCGTCACCACCCAGGGCACCGTCGCCGACAACCTGATGCTCGGCCGGCACGCCCTCAGCCGCGCCGGGTTCACCGCGAGCGCCCTGCGGCTGCCGAGCGCCCGGCGCGAGCAGCGCGACCATCTCGCCCGCGCCCGTGAGATAGCCGAACTGACCGGTCTCGGCGCCCACTTCGACGCGCCCGTCGGCCTGCTGCCGTACGGCGACCGCAAGCGCGTCGAACTCGCCCGCGCCCTCTGCCTGGAGCCCCGTGTGCTGCTGCTCGACGAACCGGTGGCCGGCATGAACGCCGCCGAACGCGCCCGCACCGCCGAGGTGGTGGCCGACCTGCGCACCGAACTCGGCCTGTCCGTCGTCCTGGTCGAGCACGACATGGGTCTGGTGATGCGTCTCGCCGACGACGTCACCGTGCTGGACTTCGGCCGGCCCATCGCGCACGGCACCCCCGACGAGGTCCGCCGGAACCCCGAGGTGCTGCGCGCCTACCTCGGCACCGACGCGACCGGGGAGGAGGCGGCATGA
- a CDS encoding ABC transporter ATP-binding protein, whose amino-acid sequence MPEAPPDGLPALHVEDVDVTYGRALSALRSVSLTVPPGAVVALLGANGAGKTTLLRAVSGTLRLHRGAITAGRVRYGDTELDGKDPVTAVRAGVVQVPEGRRVFAGLSVDENLRSGGLGLGRRGRAQVQEARDRVFTLFPRLAERTHQAAGLLSGGEQQMLAIGRALMAAPRLLLLDEPSLGLAPQMVHRIGEVIREINAQGTAVLLVEQNAGMALSLASHAHVLEVGETRLSGPAEELARTDAVRRLYLGESAQDQGAA is encoded by the coding sequence ATGCCCGAAGCACCACCGGACGGCCTGCCCGCGCTGCACGTCGAGGACGTCGACGTGACGTACGGGCGCGCGCTGTCCGCTCTGCGCTCCGTGTCCCTGACCGTGCCGCCCGGCGCGGTCGTCGCCCTGCTCGGCGCGAACGGCGCCGGCAAGACCACGCTGCTGCGCGCCGTCTCCGGCACCCTCCGCCTGCACCGCGGCGCGATCACGGCCGGGCGCGTCCGCTACGGCGACACGGAGCTCGACGGCAAGGACCCGGTCACCGCGGTCCGCGCCGGCGTCGTCCAGGTCCCGGAGGGACGCCGGGTGTTCGCCGGGCTGTCCGTCGACGAGAACCTCCGCTCCGGCGGGCTCGGCCTCGGACGGCGCGGACGCGCCCAGGTCCAGGAGGCACGCGACCGCGTCTTCACGCTCTTCCCCCGGCTCGCCGAACGCACCCACCAGGCGGCGGGACTGCTGTCCGGCGGTGAGCAGCAGATGCTCGCCATCGGCCGCGCCCTGATGGCCGCGCCCCGCCTGCTGCTCCTGGACGAGCCGTCCCTCGGACTCGCCCCGCAGATGGTGCACCGCATCGGCGAGGTGATCCGGGAGATCAACGCGCAGGGCACCGCCGTGCTCCTCGTCGAGCAGAACGCCGGCATGGCGCTCTCCCTCGCGAGCCACGCGCACGTCCTCGAGGTCGGCGAGACCCGCCTGTCCGGCCCCGCCGAGGAACTCGCCCGCACCGACGCCGTACGCCGCCTGTACCTGGGCGAGTCGGCGCAGGACCAGGGGGCCGCGTGA
- a CDS encoding helix-turn-helix domain-containing protein, giving the protein MPHAVRPRTLLRPGPVPASRSRSPRVRSLIDADALRVLHRAARVLLDDLPQLTDRLVAVLQEQEPAYRTAVEGDAVATWQEVHRSLRHSISSLLDPQGARDGARRCSWKIGATRAEQGLPLDAVLHAFRLGGSLVWQGLVDETSRAAPEDVRLLVHVASDVWDFVDEHSTIVADAYRQTERQMAWRRENRVRLLAAALLDGTSRIADLPEAAEALDLPEQGRYAVVAVEGTRSPGCTGAQAVLAPGVRVHWHTGVDADHGIVLVGEDVELVVPDEQPPGVRVGVSSTVDGLAAVGEARRLADTALRLCPEAGGAVRLTEHLPAALVASNPDLAAALTDRLLGPLAGLEPADAEVLLDTLATWLACDGSAQRAARRLYCHRNTVLNRLRRYEQLTGRSLSRPSDLIEASLALTARRLLRP; this is encoded by the coding sequence ATGCCTCACGCCGTACGGCCACGTACCCTGCTGCGCCCCGGACCCGTGCCCGCGTCCCGGTCACGGTCCCCGCGCGTGCGGTCGCTGATCGACGCCGACGCGCTGCGCGTGCTGCACCGGGCCGCCCGCGTGCTGCTGGACGACCTGCCGCAGCTGACGGACCGGCTGGTCGCGGTCCTCCAGGAGCAGGAGCCGGCCTATCGCACCGCCGTCGAGGGCGACGCCGTCGCCACCTGGCAGGAGGTGCACCGCTCGCTGCGGCACAGCATCTCCTCGCTGCTGGACCCGCAGGGCGCCCGCGACGGGGCGCGCCGTTGCTCCTGGAAGATCGGCGCCACCCGCGCCGAACAGGGCCTGCCGCTGGACGCGGTGCTGCACGCCTTCCGGCTGGGCGGCTCGCTGGTGTGGCAGGGCCTGGTCGACGAGACGTCCCGGGCGGCGCCGGAGGACGTACGGCTGCTGGTGCACGTCGCGTCCGACGTGTGGGACTTCGTCGACGAGCACAGCACCATCGTCGCCGACGCCTACCGGCAGACGGAACGGCAGATGGCGTGGCGGAGGGAGAACAGGGTGCGACTGCTGGCCGCGGCCCTGCTGGACGGCACGAGCCGGATCGCCGACCTGCCCGAGGCGGCCGAGGCGCTGGACCTGCCCGAGCAGGGCCGGTACGCCGTCGTCGCGGTCGAGGGGACGCGGTCCCCGGGTTGTACGGGCGCCCAGGCGGTCCTCGCCCCGGGTGTGCGCGTGCACTGGCACACCGGCGTGGACGCCGACCACGGCATCGTCCTCGTCGGGGAGGACGTGGAGCTCGTCGTCCCGGACGAGCAGCCGCCCGGCGTGCGGGTGGGCGTCAGCAGCACGGTCGACGGCCTGGCCGCCGTGGGGGAGGCACGACGGCTGGCGGACACGGCGCTGCGGCTGTGCCCGGAAGCGGGCGGCGCGGTCCGGCTGACCGAGCACCTGCCGGCGGCGCTGGTGGCGTCGAACCCCGACCTCGCCGCCGCGCTGACCGACCGGCTGCTCGGCCCGCTGGCCGGTCTGGAACCCGCCGACGCCGAGGTCCTCCTCGACACCCTCGCCACCTGGCTGGCCTGCGACGGCTCCGCCCAGCGGGCCGCCCGCCGCCTGTACTGCCACCGCAACACCGTCCTCAACCGCCTCCGCCGCTACGAACAACTCACCGGCCGCTCCCTCTCCCGCCCTTCCGACCTGATCGAAGCCAGCCTGGCCCTCACGGCCCGCCGCCTCCTGCGCCCCTGA
- a CDS encoding LuxR family transcriptional regulator, whose translation MTGYPTARQRLTAELLDALRTDGGVRVVTGEPGCGRTTFLDHAARLFRAGPVRHVRAGRVRELDDALRTAAVAGPLLVCVDDAHLWDAPSRAALARAAARVRRTGSRAGLLLTVAGHRPVDPEFADLPVLRLGPLTPGDAALLIREAADGAVAPGVRDELITAAEGNPALLLTLVRRLSPAQLSGRRALPRPLVDGEALAGVVGDRLPGPGGLLLTVAAAAQATGEEDADADLVLRACDEAADGPLPELLARGEGRLRFRSALMARAVYATAPPGHRRAAHRVLAEAATETHDAVLPLLHRSWAVAGPAPGLAAALTSAATDPAAAAPPALRRRALVRAAELTPDEAERARRHLAAAEQALLAGHAADALCLLDRARGRSVPASVRGGAELLRGAVLLADGPVEDARESFLLAAGLLAPTSPHAAARATLGAADASWSAGDPASCLSALAPAHTPPTLPLATACVRVPRTPASADGPALRRGPSYLAQSPGGVGGTPAARAGAAAPHAARTARTAAAATPPTGDLARDHRDGMRAVLLARFDLAAAPLRRVVEHGLHGSDPDPLLRSAAAALMLGDVPSARRAGARALAAARTSGSAALEPRALEYLAYAELRAGRHQLARTHAEEGLRTAERTGQRNTAAHHHAVLALAASIEGEADLVAEHAEAALRTARRHGLAQASTLAHWAAARADLGGGRPREAAQRLGPLVRPGARRGHFAVWMLAVPCFVEAAASAGRPQYAAAVVEDFALWAACGADPQAPAQLLRCRALLAAPDAADELYLRALDQHDDAADDFERARTGLLYGKWLRRRRRLREARTRLEEARMGFEHCGARLWAQQAAAELRAGGAAPPAVPATASGAGELARLTPQQLRIARYVAEGATNREVALSLSVSTRTVDYHLRNVFATLGLRSRVELVRLVEQEEKTGARL comes from the coding sequence ATGACCGGATACCCGACCGCCCGGCAGCGGCTGACCGCCGAGCTGCTGGACGCGCTGCGCACCGACGGCGGCGTCCGCGTCGTGACCGGTGAACCCGGTTGCGGCCGCACCACGTTCCTCGACCACGCCGCCCGCCTCTTCCGCGCCGGCCCGGTGCGGCACGTCCGCGCCGGCCGCGTACGCGAGCTGGACGACGCCCTGCGGACGGCCGCCGTGGCCGGGCCGCTCCTCGTCTGCGTGGACGACGCCCACCTGTGGGACGCCCCGTCCCGCGCCGCGCTCGCCCGTGCCGCCGCGCGGGTGCGCCGGACGGGCTCACGGGCGGGCCTCCTGCTGACCGTCGCCGGCCACCGCCCCGTGGACCCCGAATTCGCGGACCTGCCCGTCCTGCGCCTCGGCCCGCTCACCCCCGGGGACGCGGCGCTCCTGATCCGGGAGGCCGCGGACGGCGCCGTCGCCCCCGGCGTGCGGGACGAACTGATCACGGCGGCCGAGGGCAACCCCGCGCTGCTGCTGACGCTGGTCCGGCGGTTGTCGCCCGCCCAGCTGAGCGGACGGCGGGCGCTGCCCCGCCCGCTGGTCGACGGCGAGGCGCTGGCCGGTGTCGTCGGCGACCGCCTGCCCGGCCCCGGCGGCCTGCTCCTGACGGTGGCGGCGGCCGCGCAGGCGACGGGGGAGGAGGACGCGGACGCGGATCTCGTCCTCCGCGCGTGCGACGAGGCGGCGGACGGGCCGCTGCCGGAGCTGCTGGCCCGCGGTGAGGGCCGGCTGCGCTTCCGCAGCGCGCTGATGGCCAGAGCGGTGTACGCCACCGCGCCGCCCGGACACCGCCGCGCCGCGCACCGTGTCCTGGCCGAGGCGGCGACCGAGACGCACGACGCCGTCCTGCCCCTCCTCCACCGCTCATGGGCCGTCGCCGGCCCCGCCCCCGGCCTGGCCGCCGCCCTGACGTCGGCGGCGACCGACCCGGCCGCCGCGGCGCCGCCCGCCCTCCGCCGCCGCGCCCTGGTCCGCGCTGCCGAGCTCACCCCGGACGAGGCGGAACGCGCCCGGCGCCACCTCGCCGCCGCCGAGCAGGCGCTCCTGGCCGGTCACGCCGCCGACGCCCTGTGCCTGCTGGACCGGGCCCGCGGCCGCTCGGTACCCGCGTCCGTGCGCGGCGGCGCGGAACTCCTGCGAGGCGCGGTGCTCCTGGCCGACGGCCCGGTGGAGGACGCCCGCGAGTCCTTCCTCCTCGCGGCGGGCCTCCTGGCGCCCACCTCCCCCCACGCCGCGGCCCGCGCGACCCTGGGCGCGGCAGACGCCTCCTGGTCCGCCGGCGACCCCGCCTCCTGCCTCTCGGCCCTGGCCCCCGCCCACACACCCCCCACGCTCCCGTTGGCGACGGCCTGCGTCCGCGTCCCGAGAACACCTGCCTCGGCCGACGGACCCGCACTCCGTCGCGGGCCGTCGTACCTCGCCCAGAGCCCTGGAGGTGTCGGGGGGACCCCAGCGGCACGGGCGGGCGCGGCGGCACCCCACGCGGCGCGCACCGCGCGGACCGCCGCCGCGGCTACCCCGCCGACCGGTGACCTCGCCCGCGACCACCGCGACGGCATGCGCGCCGTCCTCCTCGCCCGCTTCGACCTCGCCGCCGCCCCGTTGCGGCGCGTGGTCGAACACGGCCTCCACGGCAGCGACCCCGACCCCCTCCTCCGCTCCGCCGCCGCGGCCCTCATGCTGGGCGACGTCCCGTCCGCCCGCCGCGCGGGCGCCCGCGCCCTCGCCGCGGCCCGCACCTCCGGCTCCGCCGCCCTGGAACCCCGCGCCCTCGAATACCTCGCGTACGCCGAACTCCGCGCCGGCCGCCACCAGCTCGCCCGCACCCACGCCGAGGAGGGCCTGCGCACAGCCGAACGCACCGGACAGCGCAACACCGCCGCCCACCACCACGCCGTCCTCGCCCTCGCCGCGTCCATCGAGGGCGAGGCGGACCTGGTGGCCGAGCACGCCGAGGCGGCCCTGCGCACCGCCCGCCGGCACGGGCTCGCGCAGGCGTCGACCCTCGCCCACTGGGCCGCCGCCCGCGCCGATCTGGGCGGCGGCCGCCCCCGCGAGGCGGCGCAGCGGCTCGGCCCGCTGGTCCGCCCCGGCGCCCGCCGCGGCCACTTCGCGGTGTGGATGCTCGCCGTCCCCTGTTTCGTGGAGGCCGCCGCGTCCGCCGGACGTCCCCAGTACGCGGCGGCGGTCGTGGAGGACTTCGCGCTGTGGGCGGCCTGCGGCGCCGACCCCCAGGCCCCCGCCCAACTCCTGCGCTGCCGGGCCCTGCTGGCCGCACCGGACGCGGCGGACGAGCTGTACCTGCGGGCCCTGGACCAGCACGACGACGCCGCCGACGACTTCGAACGCGCCCGCACCGGACTCCTCTACGGCAAGTGGCTGCGCCGCCGGCGCCGGCTCCGCGAGGCCCGCACCCGCCTGGAGGAGGCGCGCATGGGCTTCGAACACTGCGGCGCACGCCTCTGGGCGCAGCAGGCCGCCGCCGAACTGCGCGCCGGCGGAGCGGCCCCGCCCGCCGTCCCCGCGACGGCCTCCGGCGCCGGCGAACTCGCCCGCCTCACCCCGCAGCAGCTGCGGATCGCCCGGTACGTCGCCGAGGGCGCCACCAACCGGGAGGTGGCCCTCAGCCTCTCCGTGAGCACCCGTACCGTCGACTACCACCTGCGCAACGTGTTCGCCACGCTCGGCCTCCGTTCCCGGGTCGAGCTGGTGCGTCTGGTCGAGCAGGAGGAAAAGACCGGTGCACGACTCTAG
- a CDS encoding alpha/beta hydrolase, translating to MQQHPHTSTRRTGRLAGLTAALAAVVALSTLTGPGAHAADNPYERGPAPTESSIEALRGPYAVSETSVSRLAATGFGGGTIYYPSTTADGTFGAVAISPGFTALESSISWLGPRLASQGFVVFTIDTNTTLDQPASRGDQLLAALDYLTQRSSVRNRVDSSRLGVMGHSMGGGGSLEAAKDRPSLQAAIPLTPWNLDKTWSEVRTPTLIFGADGDSVAPVTTHAEPLYNGLPSSLDRAYLELNNATHFTPNSSNTTIAKYSISWLKRFIDNDTRYERFLCPLPARSLTIEEARGNCPHTS from the coding sequence GTGCAGCAGCACCCCCACACCAGCACGCGCAGGACCGGCCGCCTGGCCGGACTGACCGCGGCGCTCGCCGCCGTCGTCGCTCTCAGCACCCTCACCGGCCCCGGCGCCCACGCCGCCGACAACCCCTACGAGCGCGGACCGGCGCCCACCGAAAGCAGCATCGAGGCCCTGCGCGGCCCGTACGCCGTCTCGGAGACCTCCGTCTCCAGGCTCGCCGCGACCGGCTTCGGCGGCGGCACGATCTACTACCCGAGCACCACCGCCGACGGAACCTTCGGCGCCGTCGCCATCTCGCCGGGCTTCACCGCGCTCGAGTCCTCCATCTCCTGGCTGGGGCCGCGCCTGGCCTCCCAGGGCTTCGTGGTGTTCACCATCGACACCAACACCACCCTCGACCAGCCGGCCTCCCGCGGCGACCAGCTGCTGGCCGCGCTGGACTACCTCACCCAGCGCAGCTCCGTCCGCAACCGCGTCGACAGCAGCCGACTGGGCGTCATGGGCCACTCCATGGGCGGCGGCGGTTCCCTCGAAGCCGCCAAGGACCGGCCCTCCCTCCAGGCCGCGATCCCGCTGACGCCCTGGAACCTCGACAAGACCTGGTCCGAGGTCCGGACCCCCACCCTGATCTTCGGCGCCGACGGCGACAGCGTCGCGCCCGTCACCACCCACGCCGAGCCCCTCTACAACGGCCTGCCCTCCTCCCTGGACCGGGCCTACCTGGAGCTCAACAACGCCACCCACTTCACCCCGAACTCGTCGAACACGACGATCGCGAAGTACAGCATTTCGTGGCTGAAGCGCTTCATCGACAACGACACCCGGTACGAGCGGTTCCTGTGCCCGCTGCCGGCGCGGAGCCTGACGATCGAGGAGGCGCGGGGCAACTGCCCGCACACCTCCTGA
- a CDS encoding SAM-dependent methyltransferase, with product MHAGKQLSTEIDATVPTAARMYDYYLGGRDNYAADRAAVEELDKVVPSTRRLALNNRRFLQRVVRTLTQEYGIRQYLDHGSGLPTQDNVHQVAQRVDPTTHVVYVDNDPMVLVHGRALLEQDERTVVIQADMRDTDRIFGHAETQRLIDFDEPVCVLFNSVFHCIPDSDTDGPRAVADRVRERLAPGSFMVMCQLVSEDEKVRDFVTGFMDQATQGRWGRVRQEKDVEALFEGLEVLDPGLVEVSTWRPDTEVAPVQLTREWIEFGGVGRIPE from the coding sequence ATGCACGCCGGTAAGCAGTTGTCCACCGAGATCGACGCAACCGTGCCGACGGCCGCGCGTATGTACGACTACTACCTGGGCGGCAGGGACAACTACGCCGCGGACCGGGCCGCGGTCGAGGAACTCGACAAGGTGGTGCCGAGCACCCGCCGGCTGGCCCTGAACAACCGGCGTTTCCTGCAGCGCGTGGTCCGCACGCTCACCCAGGAGTACGGAATACGGCAGTACCTGGACCACGGCTCCGGCCTGCCCACGCAGGACAACGTCCACCAGGTGGCGCAGCGCGTCGACCCCACCACCCACGTCGTGTACGTCGACAACGACCCGATGGTGCTGGTGCACGGCCGGGCCCTGCTGGAGCAGGACGAGCGCACGGTGGTCATACAGGCGGACATGCGCGACACCGACAGGATCTTCGGCCATGCCGAGACCCAGCGGCTGATCGACTTCGACGAGCCGGTCTGCGTGCTGTTCAACTCGGTCTTCCACTGCATTCCGGACAGTGACACCGACGGTCCGCGGGCCGTCGCCGACCGGGTGCGGGAGCGGCTCGCGCCGGGCAGCTTCATGGTGATGTGCCAGCTGGTCAGCGAGGACGAGAAGGTCCGCGACTTCGTCACCGGCTTCATGGACCAGGCGACCCAGGGACGCTGGGGCCGGGTCCGCCAGGAGAAGGACGTCGAGGCGCTCTTCGAGGGGCTGGAGGTCCTCGACCCGGGCCTGGTGGAGGTGTCCACCTGGCGTCCGGACACGGAGGTGGCGCCCGTTCAGCTCACGCGGGAGTGGATCGAGTTCGGCGGCGTGGGCCGGATACCCGAGTAG
- a CDS encoding helix-turn-helix transcriptional regulator has translation MSAASHRISRLEPYLDRPEPAPTLLKMLVGVQLAGFREDAGLSQDQAARSVGFSGAKLSRIESGKGRRPPTEADVRKLLDLYGTDAYAASVLLKLLRRAGEPGWWQRYDKRLMPEWFDRLVGLQEAAATIRTFEIQYVPGLLQTADYTRAVVERGLPNAPASEVQRRIELRMHRARLLLREDAPQLWAVIDESVLLRVLGDRAVMREQLGHLATMAERPNVTLQIVPLDVTNASAPAIPVTYLRFGGLDLPDVVYLEQIGSANFLEDRDETEEYRIVLDRLADEALTPRASVEMLRRTIEERYALS, from the coding sequence ATGTCCGCCGCGTCGCATCGCATCTCCCGTCTGGAACCCTACCTGGACAGACCCGAGCCCGCGCCGACCTTGCTCAAGATGCTGGTGGGCGTGCAGCTGGCCGGTTTCCGTGAGGACGCCGGACTGTCCCAGGACCAGGCGGCCCGTTCCGTCGGCTTCAGCGGTGCCAAGCTGTCCCGCATCGAGTCCGGCAAGGGCCGCCGCCCGCCGACCGAGGCCGACGTACGGAAGCTGCTCGACCTCTACGGCACCGACGCCTACGCGGCCTCCGTCCTCCTCAAGCTGCTCCGGCGGGCCGGCGAACCGGGCTGGTGGCAGCGGTACGACAAGCGGCTGATGCCCGAGTGGTTCGACCGGCTGGTCGGACTCCAGGAGGCCGCCGCCACCATCCGTACGTTCGAGATCCAGTACGTCCCGGGACTGCTGCAGACCGCCGACTACACCCGCGCGGTCGTCGAGCGCGGACTGCCCAACGCCCCGGCGAGCGAGGTGCAGCGGCGGATCGAGCTGCGCATGCACCGGGCCCGGCTGCTGCTCCGCGAGGACGCCCCGCAGCTGTGGGCCGTCATCGACGAGTCGGTCCTGCTGCGTGTCCTCGGCGACCGCGCCGTGATGCGCGAGCAGCTCGGCCACCTCGCCACGATGGCCGAGCGGCCGAACGTCACCCTGCAGATCGTCCCGCTGGACGTCACCAACGCCTCGGCGCCCGCCATCCCGGTGACCTACCTGCGCTTCGGCGGCCTCGACCTGCCCGACGTGGTCTACCTGGAGCAGATCGGAAGCGCCAACTTCCTCGAGGACCGCGACGAGACCGAGGAGTACCGGATCGTGCTCGACCGTCTCGCCGACGAGGCGCTCACGCCCCGCGCGTCCGTCGAGATGCTGCGCCGCACGATCGAGGAGCGCTACGCCCTCTCCTGA